In one window of Mercurialis annua linkage group LG4, ddMerAnnu1.2, whole genome shotgun sequence DNA:
- the LOC126678879 gene encoding cyclin-dependent kinase F-4-like, whose protein sequence is MEKYLFLEPLGEGSYGSVWQAENKTTKEIVAIKIVKKSYYTLQQCLNLPEVKASRKMNHPNIVKLKEISLEMNTLFLVFECMDCNLSQLIQHRKRNNLPFSESEIRNLCFQIFHALDYMHRQGYFHRDLKPENLLLKKGIIKIGDLGLAREVHPESPYTQYVGTRWYEAPEVLLGSRWYSSKADMWAMGAIIAELFSLSPLFPGRNGGDQMQKICKIMGSPTVESWPNGVNLAGLIGYQFPELGGTELSSVVPSAGDEARSLIEKLCSWDPSLRPTAVAALRHPFFQSCYFTPDRSSSSLRYGTTASSSFRKEVEDPTRDLLQRLKFRDESTVL, encoded by the coding sequence ATGGAGAAATACTTGTTTCTGGAGCCATTAGGTGAAGGTTCTTATGGCAGCGTTTGGCAAGCGGAGAACAAGACAACCAAGGAAATAGTTGCCATCAAGATTGTGAAGAAAAGTTATTATACTCTCCAACAATGTCTCAATTTGCCCGAAGTGAAGGCTTCGAGGAAGATGAATCATCCAAATATTGTTAAACTCAAGGAAATATCCCTAGAGATGAACACCCTCTTTTTGGTTTTCGAGTGCATGGACTGCAATCTCTCCCAACTTATCCAACATCGCAAGCGCAACAATCTTCCTTTTTCTGAATCCGAAATCAGGAATTTGTGTTTCCAAATCTTTCATGCACTGGATTACATGCACAGGCAAGGCTATTTCCATCGCGACCTAAAACCCGAAAACTTGCTCCTCAAGAAAGGCATAATCAAGATTGGCGATTTAGGTCTTGCGCGGGAAGTCCATCCAGAATCGCCTTACACGCAATATGTGGGGACGCGTTGGTATGAGGCGCCGGAGGTGCTGCTTGGGTCGCGCTGGTATAGCTCTAAGGCTGACATGTGGGCGATGGGTGCAATAATAGCAGAGCTATTCAGTTTGAGTCCTCTTTTCCCTGGCAGAAACGGAGGAGATCAAATGCAGAAAATATGTAAGATAATGGGTAGTCCTACGGTGGAATCATGGCCCAATGGGGTGAATTTGGCAGGACTGATTGGGTATCAATTTCCCGAACTAGGCGGAACGGAGCTGTCTTCGGTGGTGCCATCGGCAGGTGATGAAGCGAGGAGTCTTATAGAGAAGCTTTGTTCATGGGATCCATCTCTTAGGCCTACTGCTGTGGCGGCTCTTCGACATCCGTTCTTCCAAAGCTGCTATTTTACTCCTGATAGATCATCGTCGTCACTAAGGTATGGAACAACAGCATCATCAAGTTTCAGAAAGGAAGTTGAAGATCCTACAAGAGATCTGCTGCAACGCCTTAAATTTAGGGATGAGTCTACTGTCCTGTAG
- the LOC126679259 gene encoding uncharacterized protein LOC126679259 produces the protein MELEISFSCSGSSSSSGSSSSAAAVAVAGDNMVSIELEAAEALADLAHLATRESGSGDSGGGKWGSKRKRGKTRVKSESPPLDSFSKPVHDSAPSCPDLSSDPGIVNQVQQCGGLLCNSVIIKPAKIEQVSDISKPSELNPAPLKTHPSHGGGRSRKTLTEEEKEERRLRRILANRESARQTIRRRQALCEELTKKAADLTWENESLKKEKESVVKEFQSLESRNKHLKGMMAKLMKTEVAESSTDIKPVHDERLNNPTRNCQLLMYNQHQLPALCWPSIIPSPNAVQSHHGPQTAIVIPSNISMPPNGKIDLSQQHHQNPLTVNGSGTPLYIVPCPWFFPVPDHGNALQPQLPLGLKYALDGTSVNDQCTSTSSSKAALLTENQLPLIFGKVKSEASSSAEVRIINDLNEAPVELPSDGGGQCAVLFPKATGLAPVTVEEIAVAPLTIKDTILAPVPLPLVAIKNESMLRSEFSSNSAGICTNSRQLQSSLSVKNRDPFKFRSKKIVDAAAAAEARRRRKELTKLKNLHSRQCQMNC, from the exons ATGGAATTAGAAATATCTTTCTCGTGCTCTGGTTCCTCGTCGTCGTCGGGAAGTTCGTCTTCGGCGGCGGCGGTGGCGGTGGCGGGGGATAACATGGTGAGCATAGAGCTGGAGGCGGCGGAGGCTCTGGCGGATTTGGCGCATTTAGCGACGAGAGAGAGTGGGAGCGGTGATTCTGGCGGTGGTAAATGGGGAAGTAAACGTAAACGAGGTAAAACGAGAGTCAAAAGCGAGTCTCCTCCGCTTGACTCGTTCTCTAAACCGGTTCACGACTCAGCCCCTAGTTGCCCGGATCTCTCTTCC GATCCAGGCATTGTGAACCAGGTGCAGCAATGTGGTGGACTACTATGCAATAGTGTCATTATAAAGCCTGCAAAAATTGAGCAGGTTTCAGATATAAGTAAACCAAGTGAACTAAATCCTGCTCCTTTGAAAACCCATCCATCACATGGGGGTGGGAGGTCGAGGAAAACTTTAACTGAG GAAGAAAAGGAAGAACGGAGACTTCGTAGGATATTGGCAAACAGAGAGTCAGCTAGACAAACAATTCGGCGCAGGCAG GCTCTTTGTGAGGAGTTAACCAAGAAAGCTGCTGATTTAACTTGGGAGAATGAAAGCTTAAAAAAA GAGAAAGAATCAGTCGTGAAAGAGTTTCAGTCTTTGGAATCCAGGAATAAGCATTTGAAGGGAATG ATGGCTAAGTTAATGAAAACGGAGGTAGCGGAATCTTCAACAGACATTAAGCCAGTCCATGATGAGAGGCTTAATAACCCAACTAGAAACTGTCAATTGCTCATGTATAACCAACATCAACTTCCAGCACTCTGCTGGCCGTCCATCATTCCATCTCCGAATGCTGTCCAATCGCATCACGGGCCTCAGACTGCTATTGTCATTCCATCAAACATTTCCATGCCACCTAATGGGAAGATCGATTTGTCCCAGCAGCATCATCAAAATCCATTGACTGTCAATGGATCAGGGACACCCTTATATATAGTGCCATGTCCTTGGTTCTTTCCAGTTCCTGATCATGGGAATGCTCTCCAACCACAGCTCCCCCTTGGGCTGAAATATGCACTAGACGGAACTTCTGTAAATGATCAATGTACTAGTACTTCATCTTCTAAAGCTGCTTTGCTAACGGAGAACCAACTTCCCTTGATATTTGGAAAAGTTAAATCAGAAGCTTCCAGCTCAGCAGAAGTCAGAATTATCAATGATCTTAATGAGGCACCGGTAGAACTTCCCTCCGATGGAGGCGGTCAATGTGCAGTACTCTTTCCAAAAGCAACAGGTCTTGCGCCGGTAACTGTGGAAGAAATAGCTGTTGCTCCTCTGACTATAAAAGATACAATTCTTGCTCCTGTACCACTACCTTTGGTTGCTATTAAAAATGAAAGCATGCTCCGGTCAGAGTTTTCCTCGAATTCTGCTGGCATTTGCACCAATTCTAGGCAACTGCAGAGTTCTCTATCAGTTAAGAATCGAGATCCATTTAAATTCCGAAGTAAGAAAATAGTGGACGCAGCTGCTGCGGCAGAAGCAAGAAGGCGGCGGAAAGAACTAACAAAACTTAAAAACCTACACAGCCGCCAATGTCAGATGAACTGCTGA
- the LOC126678413 gene encoding uncharacterized protein LOC126678413 has translation MAPYEALYGRKCRSPICWEEVGERKLTGAEIILITSEKVPVIKQRLETAFSRQKSYADPKRRDLEFQVGDFVFIKVSPMKGVIRFGKKGKLAPRYVGPYEIVERVGAVAYKLALPADMSQVHPVFHISMLRKYISDPSHIIQSQSVEVNEELSYEEEPMQIIDTQVRKLRTKEIPMVKVLWRNHSVEECTWETESDMRKRYPYLFS, from the coding sequence ATGGCTCCGTACGAAGCATTATATGGTCGAAAATGTAGATCTCCCATTTGCTGGGAAGAAGTCGGAGAAAGAAAATTGACAGGAGCTGAAATCATACTAATTACTTCAGAGAAAGTACCAGTGATCAAGCAGCGACTGGAGACTGCTTTCAGCCGACAAAAAAGTTATGCAGATCCAAAGAGAAGGGATCTAGAGTTTCAAGTCGGCGATTTCGTGTTTATCAAGGTatcacctatgaaaggtgtGATACGGTTTGGTAAAAAAGGAAAACTAGCTCCAAGGTATGTGGGACCGTACGAGATAGTAGAACGTGTGGGAGCTGTAGCTTACAAGCTAGCTCTACCAGCAGACATGTCTCAAGTGCATCCGGTTTTCCACATATCAATGCTACGGAAGTACATTTCAGATCCCTCTCATATTATACAATCTCAGAGTGTGGAAGTAAATGAAGAATTATCCTATGAAGAGGAACCAATGCAGATAATAGACACTCAAGTAAGAAAACTTCGTACTAAAGAAATtccgatggtgaaagttctttggagaaacCACTCGGTAGAGGAGTGTACGTGGGAAACAGAGTCTGACATGCGCAAGCGTTATCCCTACTTGTTTTCTTAA
- the LOC126676592 gene encoding subtilisin-like protease SBT4.15: MGISKIQLLLLFTLIILQATLMACVHISNERKPYIVYMGDLPAEAGISLVDQHHNLLAKAIGDESIARESKIYSYGRSFNGFVARLLPHEVAKLSEEENVVSVFANTKNKLHTTRSWDFLGMTPNVQRSLQLESNIIVGVLDTGIYVNAPSFKDDGYGPAPARWKGKCITGTNFTGCNKKVIGAKYYDIDGMNTRDKSPADDDGHGTHTSSTVAGVSVSSASLYGIGNGTARGGVPSARIAMYKVCWEDGCTDMDLLAGFDDAIADGVDLISISIGGWPKDYFDDPIAIGSFHAAKHGILTSSSAGNDGPLLGSVSNVAPWMLTVGASSIDRQFKTALKLGNGMKTTGISISTFSPEKAMYSLTSGLLAKNISNSDYFNISACDRGSLDINKVKGKIVFCLGNGPQDSTLKELNGAGVILSITTMEDIAFTSLIASTNVNIKDGLKIGHYINSTKNPEAVIYKTRAVTVTAPAIASFSSRGPQAVSLNILKPDLVAPGLDILAGYSELATITGDTADNRYSKFNFLSGTSMACPHAAAAAAYIKSFHPDWTPAMIKSALMTTATPIKIKDKSMELGSGSGQINPRKAIHPGLVYDISMSNYISFLCKEGYNGTLIGLLFGDKKKYNCANFKTAQGTDGLNYPSMHLQLENPNSNISAVYYRTVTHVGYGPSVYKATVKCPENFSVKVIPETLTFKTRHEKLDFKVIVEGKQMANGKGIQSALLEWNDHKHSVKSPIVLFRILSI, encoded by the exons ATGGGAATATCAAAGATTCAATTACTATTGCTCTTCACTCTCATCATTCTTCAAGCCACTTTAATGGCTTGTGTCCATATTAGCAATGAAAGAAAG CCATACATTGTCTACATGGGAGACCTGCCAGCAGAAGCCGGGATTTCACTGGTAGATCAGCACCACAACTTGCTCGCTAAAGCTATCGGAGA TGAGTCTATAGCAAGAGAATCAAAAATATATAGCTATGGAAGGAGCTTCAATGGATTTGTAGCAAGGCTATTACCCCATGAAGTGGCCAAACTTTCAG AGGAAGAAAATGTGGTGTCAGTGTTTGCAAATACTAAGAACAAACTTCACACAACAAGATCATGGGATTTCCTTGGAATGACACCAAATGTACAGAGGAGTCTCCAACTAGAGAGTAACATCATTGTCGGAGTGTTGGATACtg GAATATATGTGAATGCTCCTAGCTTCAAAGATGATGGTTACGGGCCTGCCCCAGCTAGATGGAAGGGCAAATGCATCACAGGGACCAATTTTACCGGCTGTAACAA GAAGGTAATAGGAGCAAAATATTATGACATAGATGGCATGAACACTAGAGACAAAAGTCCAGCCGATGACGACGGCCACGGAACACACACTTCCTCCACCGTCGCCGGAGTTTCGGTAAGTAGCGCAAGCTTATACGGAATTGGTAACGGAACTGCACGAGGCGGAGTTCCATCAGCCCGCATTGCCATGTACAAAGTATGCTGGGAAGATGGCTGCACAGATATGGACTTACTAGCTGGCTTTGACGATGCAATTGCCGACGGAGTAGACTTAATCTCGATTTCAATCGGAGGGTGGCCGAAGGACTATTTTGACGACCCGATTGCGATCGGATCTTTTCATGCTGCGAAACATGGAATTTTAACTTCTTCTTCGGCCGGAAATGATGGGCCCTTGCTAGGTTCTGTGTCTAATGTTGCTCCCTGGATGTTGACCGTTGGTGCTTCTAGTATTGATAGACAGTTTAAAACTGCACTCAAGTTGGGCAATGGCATGAAAACTACT GGAATTTCAATAAGCACATTCTCACCAGAAAAGGCAATGTACTCATTAACAAGTGGACTTCTTGCAAAGAACATTAGTAACAGTGATTATTTCAACATCAG CGCTTGTGATCGGGGGTCATTGGACATAAACAAAGTGAAGGGGAAAATTGTATTTTGCCTTGGAAATGGGCCTCAAGATTCCACCCTTAAAGAACTTAACGGAGCTGGAGTAATTTTATCCATTACTACTATGGAAGACATTGCTTTCACTTCTTTAATAGCTTCAACTAATGTCAACATCAAGGATGGTCTCAAGATTGGTCATTACATCAACTCAACTAA GAATCCTGAAGCGGTTATTTACAAGACAAGAGCTGTAACTGTAACAGCCCCTGCAATAGCATCTTTTTCTTCGAGAGGTCCTCAAGCTGTCAGCCTCAACATCCTTAAG CCAGATTTGGTGGCACCAGGACTAGACATATTAGCAGGATACTCAGAATTGGCAACAATAACAGGAGATACAGCTGATAACCGATATTCCAAATTCAACTTTCTATCCGGAACTTCGATGGCTTGCCCTCATGCGGCTGCGGCGGCCGCCTATATTAAGAGCTTCCACCCCGACTGGACGCCGGCGATGATCAAGTCTGCTCTCATGACCACCG caaCACCTATAAAGATCAAAGATAAGAGCATGGAATTAGGGTCAGGGTCAGGACAAATCAACCCAAGAAAAGCAATCCATCCCGGTCTTGTATACGACATTTCAATGAGCAACTACATTAGCTTCTTATGCAAGGAAGGTTACAATGGAACCCTAATTGGTTTACTTTTTGGCGACAAGAAAAAATACAATTGCGCAAACTTTAAAACTGCTCAAGGCACGGATGGCCTTAACTACCCTTCAATGCATTTGCAGCTAGAAAACCCTAATTCCAACATTTCTGCCGTGTACTACCGGACGGTGACTCACGTGGGATACGGGCCATCGGTATATAAGGCGACGGTAAAATGTCCGGAGAATTTTTCTGTCAAAGTTATACCTGAAACCCTAACTTTCAAAACAAGGCATGAGAAGCTAGATTTTAAGGTTATAGTGGAAGGAAAGCAAATGGCAAATGGAAAAGGGATTCAATCAGCTTTGCTTGAGTGGAATGATCACAAGCATAGTGTCAAGAGCCCTATTGTACTCTTTAGAATTTTGAGTATTTAG